Below is a genomic region from Ascaphus truei isolate aAscTru1 chromosome 5, aAscTru1.hap1, whole genome shotgun sequence.
AGAACATTACGACTACATGTGTGTAAGAGGCGTGTTAATATTACAATATTATTATTTGTACGGTTAAGTATTTGAGTCGTTCAATTACCTCAACAAAAATATTCCCTGTGCCGTCTGTAGAACAGAAATTGCAATCAAAATGTTGAAAATCACCTAACCCCTGGGGTGCCATTTCGGAGGTTTCCTGTTGCTCCCCGCAGCCACTGACCAGCAAAGCCAGTCTCCCGCGGGGGGGATCTCCCAGCGGACCCCAATACCTGGAACAGTGAGTCCTGCTTTGTCTGTATCTCAGGGGTGGCCCTTTTTTGGTATACAGGTGTCTCCCCGCGTGCTGTTTGTTTGAAGTCGAATCGAATATTGTCAAAAACCTTGTGAATGTCTGTGGGTGGAATATTAGTTAACTTAACGTGATTTGTGAACGGCGCTAACACACCAAATAAGTGAATAAAAGTGCAATATACTTTAAAATAGGTGAAAAAGGTGATCTCTAATaaatttctcaaccttccaggaatgtgtataGATTCCTTTACGAGATAgcttgtccagggtaggaagggagcgacgatatcagggatacaccaaaaaaataaagaacatatactgtaatagtgcagtaaatcaaaacaacttggatagcaggaaaacttggctctttagaaatgcctacttacagcaggtcagataaaAATTGAATTCGATAAACATTCGATAAACAAATTCAGATAAACTCTTGAATtcgtgctcctgaggaagctgtcattgacagcgaaacgcgtagagccagtcACAGTTGCAGCTGCCTTTAAACTGAAGGCTCCTGAAGTGCCGAGTTCCCTCACAGCCCGCCTCCAGAGCTCCTTGACCGGACCGGACGTCGTCACCGCcgtaccggatgtgacgtcagacgccagcttccacacggtctgatgcgagtagtggagaagagTAGCTGAGTTGTACCACAGGGTCCGGCACCTCCCTGCCTCAAGTAAAACATTACGTGTACATGtctaatgtacttattgtgagtacgattcctatgCCTTTGTTGTTTTTTCCAACATAAATTTTATAtcgatctgtaccatggtctgccCTTGTTTTGCATGACATTCACCATACACCatctcctgtctgagagctgatctgaatatactccctgctgaaaacctgtcctggtttagaagattacgacccatctctaccagtggtgtagacaatgctgtttttttatctgacctgctgtaagtaggcatttctaaagagccaagttttcctgctatccaagttgttttgatttactgtactattatatgttctttatttttttggtgtatccctgatatcgtcgctcccttcctaccctggacaagcTGTGGGTGGAATATTGACACATTCACCCTTCTCTACACATGATATAACAGATCCATCCTCTCAAGGGGGGAAGAAAAGGGGAGCGAAATAACTCAGGGAAAATGTGTGCAGCCGACCCAGGGCCCTGAGGGAGAATGTTCCGCAGAGTCAGAGGGCTGAAGAACTGCAGATCCGTGTCCTGGACCACATGTCTCACTGGGCCCAAGGCACCAGCATTGTCTCTACCCCCTGTCACTGATCCTGTCCTCTCAGGCCTTGCAGATTATTTTGATGCTAGTAAAAGGTGAATAAatgacacagaaacacagaatagATACAATGCATTATAATACGCGCGTCATGTAACTCCTCAgtgactcctcctactgacattcTATAAATGGGAATCACAGGGCAAAGGTTTTGGGCAAAGAACCTGATACATTGTCACAAAGAGATTTCACATGAAAATGATGAACTTTTGCGGAAGTAAAACACAGCAGAAATGTTAAATaatatatttcatattttaatTACTGGTTTATATGTTATCACAGAGGCTTCTTTCTATAATCTCTCATACATTGTTTCTGTAAATGAGACAtttaatgcaatgttttatggggAAATAGGTAGCCACTAGTAAAAGCGTTGCTGCTTTGATAATGTGGCTGGGTTATTGTACCCTATGAAAGTAGGAGGAAATGATGCCACCAAACATCAATCATAACAATGGTCTTTTACGTGAGCGGCAACACCCACTTCCAGTATAAAAGGAGCAGATACTGTATCTGTTCTAAAAGAAAAGGACTACTTTACACCTGCTGTGCAGACTGCACTTCCTATTATCTCTATATCGCCCCCTATAGAGGAAGCAGCATGCCTCATCAATCTACCCACTGCAGCTCTGGGCCCCAGCACTCCAGCTCACACTCAGCTGTATTACCTAagcatggcggcacacacagcaTCTGCTCATATTCTTCTAACAAAGTCGCTTCTTGTCACCAGGCAAAGTCTGGCTTTAGCAGTAAAAGTGCCTGTAGTGCTGGTTCCAGGGGACATAAGATCTCAGGTGGAAGTTGCCATTCAGGGAGAAGTGGACACGGATATGGATCTGGTAGTGGATATGGCATTGGGGGATCATTTTGCTCTGGAGGCATCACCCCTGTTACCGTGAACCAAGGTCTCCTGTCACCACTCAACTTGGAGATTGACCCAAACATCCAGAGAATGAGGACTGATGAGAAGAATCAAATCAAGGGTCTCAATAACAAATTTGCCTCCTTCATTGACAAGGTAAGGTCATGTTACATCGCACATACATGGGGACAGACTGTAGCATGTATATGTCCTAATAACTCTGGTTAGAGAATGTGTAGCATAAAATCACATAGACGTTCTGTAGCATAAGACGTCTTCAGTTGAATAGACCATAAGGTGTCTCCCAGCACCAGAAGGGACCTTATAGAATAACACTGCTCAGTAAGTAAGAACTGTATGTGACACTTTCTCAGGGGTTCCCACCCAGTGACAGTGTCACACATTTGATGCATGTTTCTTACTTGGCTGCAGTGTTAAACTCAAACATATGTGGAAATATACAAAGTAACACAATTACAGAGGCAGTTAGGGCTTAAATAGTATCTTATTAGCCCATTTATATGTAACAGAACCCGTTGTCTTAGATGCTAAAACAAAACATTATTGCTGCATCTTCCAGGCAAACTGCAGAATATTTTGCTGAGAATGTTTGGCCATTTTTATGATTATTATTGTTTCTCCTACTTGCTTTAGGTGCGATTTCTGGAGCAACAGAATAAAATGCTTGAGACCAAGTGGGCTTTGTTACAGGATCAGAACACTGCGAGGTGTCAAATGGAACCTCTCTTTGAGGCTTTTATCAGTAACCTCAGGAGACAGCTGGAGAGTCTAACATGTGAGAGAGCGCGCCTGGATGCAGAAAGGAACAGTATGGAGGAGACCGCAGAAGACATGACGAGAAGGTAAGTACTAACTTACCCTCAGTATGGGAGATTTATGCTTATAGTCTACTTTATTTTGTTGTTGTAGTTATCTGTTTGCTCTGCATTTGGACACcccttaagatatcgtaaccacattttgtATGGTGGTTCCTGAGATAAACGAGCAGGTTTGTGTTCATGTCTGGATACAATTAGATACATTCTACTTGTAATTTAATGAGTTATTGCAATTTCTCTAAGCATGTgagccactgggtgttgtacctggtcgGCAATGTATCTGAGgatatcataatgcacatagcctggtggcagataataAGAGTCAGATAGCTAGCTAAAAGGTTTACACTGAAAGCAGAcggggaaagaaagagaggaagtcagttggcgcccaaggagaaaataataatgctggagaaggagagagaggcggaaagaattggggacattgTAAGGAATTAACGGAAagtggtgggagggagagggattgTTTTTTTAGGATTCACGAGTAACACTGGGTACTTTtagctatatacatatacacatagatagatacatacacacatacagtacataatataacacagcaaacaatattaataatacaaaatattCCACCAGAATGAATATACAACATACAATATGATAAAATCTAACCTATAATTCCCCAGATATGAGGAAGAAAACAGCAGGCGCATCGCTGCAGAGAATGAATTTGTTGGGCTAAAGAGGGTAAGGCAGTAGGGAGATTTGTCACAATTTTGCTGATTTACAATATTTGAAAATAAACACAATCTGCACACaattctgtacacacacacatacacacacacacatatacacacacacacacatatagacacacatactgtatatacacacacgcacatttacacacacacacacacacgcacgcacgcacgcactcacacacgcacgcacacgcatggCCCCATTTCACATGTCTCTTCCCTGTAGGATGCTGATGCTGCTTTTATGAACAAAGCGGAGCTGCAGGATAAGGCGGATTCCCTGACTGATGAGATCAACTTCCTGCGAGTTCTGTTTGATGCGGTAAAATCTCTAACATGTTTCTGTTACTTTCTTGTTTAACGGACAGAGGAGGTTATTGATATCCAGCTACATAAGCATTATTTATGTGCGACATAGGAGGTTATTGATTATAATgagatagtgctgatcggggcactaACACGTGGAAACTCCAACTGAAGGCaataagagtttctgtgcgatagttccccgatcggcactatcgcagtttaattaaTGACCCCCATAGGGTTATATTTATCAATAAGTCTCCCAGCTACAAACCTGTCCCAAACCCAGCGCAATAACACCGCACGAGGTTTATAAAAGGAGAAAATACCATCGGTTTGAGTGAGAATGTTGTTGCATGATAAATGTATCGAACGCGATGGAACTTACTAATTATTGTAATTTGATTACATTTTACAATGACAAATTGTTCGAACGCGATAGAACTTGCTAGAAGTTTGGTTACATTTATGGAACGTTTGATGGGAACAGCAGCAAAGTGACTCTTGTCAGGTTCTCCCATCTCTAATCTTATATACACAATATTATCATGTGTCTACGTTACAGGAAATATCTCAGCTTCAGGCCCAGATCTCAGATACCTCAGTCATTGTCTCCATGGATAACAGCCGGGACCTGGACATGGGCGGTATCATTGCTGAGGTCAGAGCTCAATATGAGGACATTGCTAACAGGAGCAGAGCTGAAGCAGAATCCATGTACCAAACAAGGGTGAGTCTATTACAGGCAGATAACATCACAACTAAAACCAATCCTCATGCACATCGGGTGCACAAAATCCTGTGATATAATTTCCATATCTATAACCAGTCCTGTTTTATCTCCAGTTTGAGGAGCTGAGCATGACTGCCGGGAGAAATGGGAATGATCTGCAGAACACCAGGAATGAGATCGCTGACCTCAACCGAGCAATTCAGCGGCttaagggagagatagagagtgtgaaaacgcaggtaacacacacagatattacacaggcacacgcactaATAGCTTTACAGATGCAGATAAAATATTTCTTTAATGTTTCTTATAAAGCGATCTAGCTGTATTATTACCTTTTATTAGCAATAGTTGAATGTGAAGAAAATGTATAGTATTcaataatatgttaaaggaaaaaACTGAAATCATATGACCCGATAGTTGATGCTGTGCTGATCTCATTTTAACTTTTTGTTTAAATCTTAATTTTTGGTTGATATTTCACTAGAGATTTGTGTAACTTTCACATAAACAGTTACGCCGGCTACATCTGTACGTGTAACCGAGAGACGTTTGCAGTAACTAGTAATTAGAAACTTGGTTTGATTTTTCTGCCATTTTCACCATGTGTCCCCAGCGCACTGCACTGGAAGCCGCTATAAGTGACGCTGAGGGACGGGGCGAGTCGGCTGTCAGAGATGCCAAGAATAAACTGTCTGAGCTGGAGAATGCTCTGCAGAAAGCTAAGCAGGACATGGCTTGCCAGCTGCGGGAATACCAGGAGCTGATGAATGTGAAGCTGGCTCTGGATATTGAGATTGCAACTTATAAAAAAATGTTGGAGGGAGAAGAGTGCAGGTAAATGTAATATCTATACACACCCCTTTATTCCTCTTACTGTGAGCATAGAAAGAACTTACACCCGTCTCATACATTATATTGTAATACCCCCCTGCTGCCAATCTCCCcaattatatacattgtgtgctaTTAAATACAAGCCTAAAGCATGCCTGAGAAATGGGATAAAACACTTTAATAAACATTCACTCATctacaacagaagacacacatcataatgtttaatctTCATGGACCAATACTCCTACTAATAATTATTATGTTTGTTTCAGGTTGGGTAAAGACGGCTCTGTTAACATCTGTAAGTGACTCAATGTTTTCTTGTGTGTATGTGCTAAGGGGGTGTAAGATTATTCCTAAACTTGGGGTTACGTTTGGCCTCTTAACTTCTCCATAGTCTTCtaatttgtaatttctgttaCACTCTTTTATAAGCACAATTACTGAATAAGAAATACATTTACATTCTGTTTTCTTCTATTAACCCATTACTAAAATCTAACTTCCTATTATCAGAAGTAAAGAAGTGTAATAGCTCACTGACTCCCATTTAATTAATTTGTGGCATAAGCAAGAACAAACTGTCCTTAAGCATGAATACCCATCActgtaattataataataataatatgttacgTTATGTCACACACATTCCCAATCACACGGTTACTAAGTGACACGTACGTTACATTTCTTACAGCCGTGCTACACTCTAGCACTGGGGGAAAACACTGCGCTGGGGGGATGTCCCACGGTGGAAGTGGACATCACCATAAGAGCGGATGTAGCTCAGGCAGCGGAAGAAGCATCAGCCATGTCTCCAAAAGCAACCATTGCTCAGGGCCTGGATACAGCTGTTACACTGGGGGCATCGCTTCCAAGCACTGACAGTAACTGCCGGGCTCATTATTTACCTGCCATTGCTGCCCCAGTGCAGGAAATCTTCTATATAGCTAAAAGTGTCTCTATTTAATGACTCTGCTTGTATCTATATTACATGACACAGTGGGctctgctgaatactttactggCACATAATGTAAATGTAATCATCGCGGcttttctgtgtctctgtctcttcaATAAACTGCTCTTTATCACCAATGTTTCACACACTTATTTCCTGGTGTATGTTCATAACTGGAAAAGTAATAATTATTACTGACTTGTGACGAGGAACAAATACTGTACAGACACATaatgatacactgcacagaatgTAACATTGTGATCAGGTGATGTGTCTCGTGTGGTACACCAGACAGTAACAGCTGAGAATGGGCACGTTCGTGGGGTTGGAGTCTGACACCGGGGAACAGGGTGAGGGTCCGGATCTCCCGAATCCAGGAACAGGGAACACTCACTTTCAGGGATATTCTGGACCACGTGACCGTAACTACATAAGCGATCTGAATACAAACGgaaacaaatacaatttctgcttGCCACCAGGATCTAGTCTTGCGGTACTTTCCCCTCCATAAATATACACGTATCCCTCACCTCCCGCCGTTTTGCTTTGGCAGGGAAGGTGCAGATTGAGTAGGAGAAGGCTGTAGGTTCGTCTttgaatttattttaaaacaattaCAAATCAAAAGAAAAAGAATCAAAGAGAGATAAAGCGCGCAGGGGAAAGCAGCACCAAGAAAGAAAGATTCTGTAATCTGTGATAGCGCTGGTCCAGTAATGCTGTTACCCTAAAGATAGCGCCtcttctctcagctagtatactgTCCAATACATTCCAGTTGTTTTAACACTGTTACATTACCCTGGTGTTGGGTAAAGTGGTTGACACACAAagaggtatgttatttattttttaatttattaaattctttaccaggaagtaatacattgagagttatctcttgttttcaagtatgtcctgggcacagagttataatgacaatacatggttacattaaatggacagggttatatatgtattgtgatgtccacacccCGTTGCAGTCTCTtgtatccagatcaaaggcagggaaacgtagtgttgatgcacaggaggatttatttgccaggtacaaagcaggaacagggttaacttataacataaaacagaaacaaaaacctaactccttttcagagttctgactaatacagcttagtccctaactaacagtgggggaaacctaaggtctttccccactttagacactgtacttgcagcttccctttgcagtatctcacagggctgtctgtgtgtgtgccttcagattggcacagcagcagcacaggaagctgtctgtgctgctttttaaccttgaagctcattaattagggctcaggtgagagtgaagggaacacaccctggaaggtgctcggtcctatgtacctcccctcaaacaccttttgcttcaatatatcacatatccccccccattgctcaatcgttatcgggtgagcactggaaaatagggaggtgtatactcgggacaatgcatcagcatttccatgtttgGAGCCTGGCCTGTGTTCAACTGTGAACTGGAACCCCTGGAGACTCAAAAACCAGCGAGTTACACGAGCAGTCCtttccttattttgttgcatgTACTTTAAGGGTGCATGGTCGGTTATTAGGGTAAATTTTCTccctaataaataatattttagagtCTCTAACGCCCATTTGATGGCCAAGCTCTCTTTCTCAACTACGGCATATCTCTTCTCATGGACAGTTAGCTTTCTGCTGATATATATGATGGGGTGTTCCTCCGTTCCGACTCTTTGTGACAGGACCACTCCTATCCCTACATCGGAAGCGTCACACTGAACCTGAGGTCCCTGGTGAAGTCCGGGTTGATCAGGACGGGATGAGCACATAAGGCGTCTTTTAAGCTTTGGAAAGCTTTCTCCGCCTGGTCAGACCACTTCACCATGACCGAACTCTTCCCTTTTGTTAGGTCGGACAGAGGGGTTGACAGGGTGGCAAAGTTCGGTATAAATCGACAGTAGTAACCAGCCAGTAAAATCGCGCCTTTATTCTATCAGTGGATTTCTTTACCCCTATGTGTCCTCCCAGGATATGGCTTTGGGTCAGGTCCATTACCTGACTTCTAAAGGGCTTTGGCACCAGTAGCTGCTCTAACCTATCAGGGTCTTCTCTTTCTACCCTATACACTAAGTCATTGTTGTAGACAAAGTAGAGTGGTGATGGCGTAACCTCAGGGTTAACTGGTACCCCATTTATGCTCACTACTGTGGCTTTGGCATTCACTAGCGTCAAATCGTCTAGTTGGGCAGAGGCAAACTTTACGGGAGCAACCTGTAAATCCTGAAAATCTAGTTCTGGGGGGTCCTCAACCTCAGGTCCTTCACCTGCCATAACCTCTAACAGAGAACCAGGGTCTACTGGATCGGGAACCTCAGACCTCAAGGGCATATCCTGAACACAATCAGACTTCCTTTCCCACAATTCCCAAAACCACAGGAAATCCTGACCCACTAGGACCTCATACATCAGATTCGGCACTACCCCGACCTGATGATGTACTGGGCCAATGGGGTTTTCTATGTACACTCGTGCAGCCGGGTAAGTGCGATCATACCCATGGATACAGGTTACCTGTAAGGAGACAAATAGGAAAGGTCAGGGGAGCATTATTACCTAtaggaaaataaataaactaccatagtgcaaataacgtaataacaaaaaaacactCTAAATGGCAGAGCTCTCATGAGAGCATACAATGCTAGATGGTATAAAAATCTTCATCCACAGACTAGCAACAAGGAGCAAAAATAGGAGGTACGTGAATCCAGAACAGAGACACagagccaaaaaataaaatgccaaACATTTATCCGACAgtgataaaattggaggcttacgagatTTCAGATGGTTAACAGCATGGGTGTTAGGTATAGATGTtcgccgagtcgcgttctcggaatcCCTGCACACTGCTGCCGCATCCACCGATCTCCGACCTGCACtgctggagccgatacgtcacttccggtttcttcAACTCGTATGATAGACTCCACCGGAACTCCACCgcagcctctctccctctggatctaacactgggggttacgctctacgcatGGCGAACATCTATACCTAACACCCATGCTGTTAACCATCTGAAatctcgtaagcctccaattttatcacTGTCGGATAAATGTttggcattttattttttggctctGTGTCTCTGTTCTGGATTCACGTACCTCCTATTTTTGCTCCTTGTTGCTAGTCTGTGGATGAAGATTTTTATACCATCTAGCATTGTATGCTCTCATGAGAGCTCTGCCATTTAGAGTGTTTTTTGTTATTACGTTAtttgcactatggtagtttatttattttcctgtaGGTAATGATGCTCCCCTGACCTTTCCTATTTGTGCTTTATGTGGACCTAGAAACAGTCCTTTCAGGGTTTGAGTTTTTTCCTAAATCAcctattgcactatatttttgaTTTATTAGTCACTTATATATTCACTGCATGTTTATTGTGTTTAAGtgtatgagcgccatctagtgtccttttttgtatacCTGTAAGGAGACCCCTGGTAGAAACCCAGACTGGACTAGACGTGCAGCGACCTATGTAACTGTACTACCAGTGTCAAGCATTGCACTTACAGGTATCCCATCTATTGTGACTTCACACATCCTATTCCTCTCTAAATGACCTTTCTCTATAACAGTCTGCTTAACAGCAGGAACCCCGCCCGATAAATACCCCACAGAAATGTCACATTGCATTCGGTCAAGGTTCATAGGGCAAACTgctgccacatgtccaagttcatgacaTTTGTAGCACTCGGTGTACTTCCGAAAACTGGGTCGGGGTTTTTCTCCCGTCTATTGGAAGGAGTGGGGCTAGAGTCCCTTCTATGGGCCGTGGGACTTCCACCTCCTTTATGGGAGTCTATGAGTCCCTGTGGCCCACTAGGCTGAAGAACAGTCTTACCGGACCTCCTGATGTGCGGGGACCTGTGACCGGGAAACTCGTCGGGACTTGTATTCCGGGCCATCTTCTCAGCAGCAAAGGGGCATTccactaaagcgaccaactgctCTGCGCTTTGGGGGTCATTCTGGCTGACCCACTTCTGGACGGTGCGAGGAAGACCCCGCAGGAACCGGTCTATGACGACCCTTTCGACGGCGGCGGCGGCTGTACATTCGTCAGGCTGGAGCCATTTCCGCGCAGAGTGGATGAGGTCGTAGAGTTGGGAGCGTGGAGCCTTTTCTGCATCGTAACGCCAGGAGTGGAACCGCTGGGCCCGAACTGCGACAGTGAcacctagccgtgccataatctcagCCTTCAGGGGTTCATAGTTTTTCGCTTGCTCTGGGTCCAAGTCATAATAGGCCTTCTGCGAGTCCCCCACCAGGAAAGGAGCAATTATTCCAGCCCACTCTCAACCGGCCACCCTTCGCACACTGCGGTGCGCTCGAAAATTGACAGGTACGCttcaacgtcatcgtccatcgtcattttctgaataaggtgcgattttacctcgtgagcgacctgtggggccacgCTAATCTGGGCGATAATCTTCTCCCCCAAgactcggagctcctggtgtaggcaaagttgcgcctcgtgttgctcttcttttagcgtttgatgtagggacagcgccatctgctgtactaacccCGCAGTACTCTCAGTTTGTGAATTTGTCATCTGTTGTAAGCTCTCATTATTGGATTTTGacatctcctgcaaaccccgcaataggatagcagcattttctgtttgcttGTACTGGAGCAAGGTTAGAAAGGcctccattttccactttcactgccttgtggactactccaccaattgtgatgtccacaccacgttgcagtctcttgtatccagatcaaaggcagggaaacatagtattgatgcacaggaggatttatttgccaggtacaaagcaggaacagggttaacttataacataaaacagaaaca
It encodes:
- the LOC142494799 gene encoding keratin, type II cytoskeletal cochleal-like, which translates into the protein MVFYVSGNTHFQYKRSRYCICSKRKGLLYTCCADCTSYYLYIAPYRGSSMPHQSTHCSSGPQHSSSHSAVLPKHGGTHSICSYSSNKVASCHQAKSGFSSKSACSAGSRGHKISGGSCHSGRSGHGYGSGSGYGIGGSFCSGGITPVTVNQGLLSPLNLEIDPNIQRMRTDEKNQIKGLNNKFASFIDKVRFLEQQNKMLETKWALLQDQNTARCQMEPLFEAFISNLRRQLESLTCERARLDAERNSMEETAEDMTRRYEEENSRRIAAENEFVGLKRDADAAFMNKAELQDKADSLTDEINFLRVLFDAEISQLQAQISDTSVIVSMDNSRDLDMGGIIAEVRAQYEDIANRSRAEAESMYQTRFEELSMTAGRNGNDLQNTRNEIADLNRAIQRLKGEIESVKTQRTALEAAISDAEGRGESAVRDAKNKLSELENALQKAKQDMACQLREYQELMNVKLALDIEIATYKKMLEGEECRLGKDGSVNISVLHSSTGGKHCAGGMSHGGSGHHHKSGCSSGSGRSISHVSKSNHCSGPGYSCYTGGIASKH